The sequence TCGAGACGGACGGGTCGTCGCGTCTGCGGGCGCGGAGGTGGTCGCTGCGCGATGTGCCGGGCGGGAACGCCGGGGCGCCGGTGATGTCGCTGCGGCCGAGGATCCATATCTTCGGCCGGGCGGCGTGCGCCAGATCGTCCAGGAGCGCCGCCGTGATGCCGCGGGACCCGCCCGCCGCGACGATGACGCTCGTGTCGTCGAGCGGCGGGGACGGCGTCGCCGGCGGTTCGGGTGCGGGCGTGGGAAGCGGCTCGAAACGGTCCGCGCCGACACGGAGAACGATCCCCGTGGTGGAGTGCCGTCCGAGCTCCTCGCCCCAGTGGCGCAGGCCGCCTTCCGGCGTGTCGGCGTCGGACAGGACGCAGAGGACCGTGGCGTCCGGAAGGTCGCAGGCCACGGTCTTGCCGAAGCCGGTGAACAGTCCGGCCCGGCCGACCGGCAGCCCGTGGGCGACCGCGTTGTAGAGAAGCGTCGCCACGCTGCCGTGGCCCAGCTCGTCGAAGCACTCCTTGAGGGCGAGGAAGGCCAGTTCGTGGAGGCCCAGGACGTCGGCGTCGGAGTCGGCGACGATCCGCAGGTGCCGGGGCCGCCAGCCCGCCGCCGCGACCAGGCCGGCGATGACGCCCTCGCCCGGTGCGGCCGTGTGCACGCCGGGACGTTCCGGACCGTCGGCCGTGGAGACCACGAGCGTGTGCGGCGGGAGCGTCGCGGGCGGTACCGACCCGTTGGTGAGAACGAGGCAGTGGTCGGGGAACGTCTCGACCGCCTCATCGGCGGCCACGGCCTGCACGGACCGGTACGCGAGGGCGTAACGATGGACGACCTCTGACTCCGGGGGAGCGGGCGGGGCCGTGTCCGGGGAGGCGGCGACGGCCAGGCGCGCCGTGCGGCCGGTGAAGGGGTCCGTCCAGGACACCGTCGCGTCCTCGCGCCGCAAGACGTGGGCCAGGACGGCGAATGCCGAGTCGGCCGCCATGTAGCTGCGCCGTTCGAGCGGCTTGGGGCGGGCGCCGTCCGTATCGACGACGGTCGTATCGCCGAGCGTGGCGAGCACCGGCAGGTCGTTGCGCAGGGCGTGGGACCGCCGCGTCAGCGCGAAGCACACCGCCGTCTCGCCCAGTTCGTCGACGCCGTCGAACGCGGGCAGGACGAGGTCGGCCCACGCCGCGTCGCTGTGGGCGTTGACGCAGACCACCAAGGCGAGGTCGAGGTCGCCGGAGGCCAGGTGATCACAGGCCGCCCGCAGTGCGTCCAGGCTGGAACACGTGCCGGTGTCGCAGTTCATCGCCAGGCCGTGGAGGTCCAGCGCGGCGGCCACGCGCGCCGGGATCAGCGACGGCATGCCGCCGGGGAAGGCGTCCTCGGTGGCCGGTTCGATGGCGCCGCGCGCGTCGGCGGCGAAGCGGTCGAACGATTCGGCGAGCGACGGGTGCTGCGCGGTGCGCGGATCCACCACGTTGTCGCGGAGGTCGTCCAGCGCGCAGCGCACGGTGTGCCGTGCCGCGTGGGACGTGAGGCCGCAGTGCGCGCCGATCACTCCGCAGGTGTCCTTGAGCTCCGACCAGAACGGGCCGAGCTCGTCGTGGAGCCCGTCGACCGCCAGCAGGGCGAGCCGGTGGGACGGGTCGAGGGTCCGATGGGTCGCCGGAGGAGTCCGCAGCATGCGCAACGGCACCGGAGGCACCGTCGCGAACGCCGCCGGCGTCTCGCCCGCGCCCGAGACCAGCCAGGCCGAGACGTCCTGCCGGGACGGCCCTCCGGGCAGGACGGCGTTCCAGCCGACCAGCACGACCGGGTCGCGCCCGGCCGGCCTCGGGTCCGCCGCGAGGCCGGGGTGGTCGTCGGTGATCACGGCATGGGCGTTGGTGCCGCCGAAGCCGAAGGAGTTGACGGCCACGGTCCGGACACCGGTGTCCGGACGGGGCCAGGGCACCTGGCCGTCCGGGACGGTGACCCGGGGCGGCAGGTCCGGGCTGGGCGCGGTGACGGCGGGCCGCTGGGCGGGGATCGCCGAGCGCCGCAGCCCCTCCACGGCGTGGATCACCGACAGGACGCCCGACGGCCATCCGGTGTGCCCGATGAGCGACTTGTTCGACGTCATCACGAGGTCTTGGTCGTCCGGGAACACCGACGCCAGCGTGGCGAACTCGGTCTGGTCGCCGGCCCGCGTCCCGGTGCCGTGCGCGACGATCCACGAGACGTCCTCCGGTGACGGGCCCGCCCGGTAGGCGCGCCGGACGGCGAGCACCTGCCCCCGGCTGTTGGGCGCGTAGATCGCCTTGCCCTTGCCGTCGCAGGAGGTGCCGAGGCCGGTGAGCACGCCGAGCACCGGATCCCCGTCCGCACGCGCCCGTTCCAGGGTCTTGAGGACGACCACGGCGGCGCCGTCGGAGAACAGCGTCCCGTCGGCGGCGCTGTCGAAGGCGCGCACGGCGCCCGTGGGGCTGAACCCGCGAAGCGCGGCGAACAGGGCCATCGACCGCGGAGCGAGGGCGAGGGTGCCCCCGCAGACGGCGATGTCGCAGGCGCCCGAGCGCAGGCGGCGCATGCCGAGGTCGATGGCGTAGAGGGACGAACTGCACGCGGTGTCGACGACCATGACGTCGGACGGCGTCGGCAGGACGGATTCGGCCGCCGCCGTGATCGCGGCGTGCGGGAGGCAGCGGACGGGGTCCGGGGCGGCGTGGCGCAGGTGCTCGCGTGCCGCCCGGACGACCTCCTCGGCGTCCGGCGTCCCGGCGAGGCCCCGGCGCAGGGCGGCGAGGACCACCGAGTCCTCCAGATGCTGGCTTCCGTCGGGCGACGCCCCGATGTAGAGCGCGGTCCTGTCGGCCGGACGGCTGACCACGCCGTCCCACGCCTCCGCGAACGCCCTGCGCAGCCACGTGGTGTTGTGGTCCTCGGCGCGTACGGATTCCGGCGCGTCGGTGGTGACGAAGCCCAGCTCCGGTGCGTAGATGCGGTCGGGGGAGTGGTAGCTCTCCCCGGACCACCGCCGGCCGGGCTCCCGGAAGACCGGATCGCCGCTGGTGAGCAGCTTCCAGAGGGCGTCGGTGCCGTCGGCGCCGGGTACCACCGAGCCCGTGCCCACGATCGCGATCGCCTCGCCCGCGTTCACCGGCTCGATCTGTGCGGGCTCGGGCGCCGGCGGCGTCGGCAGGGGAGCGCCGATGCTGAGCCCGCCGTCGGCGAGCACGGTCTGACCGGTGATCCACCGTGCCCGTTCCGAGGCGAGGAACAGGACGAGGTCGGCGTACGCGCCCGGGTCGACGCGCGGTTCACCGGCCTCGGGGGACTCCCGCAGCGCCGGGCTCTCGACGCCGCAGGCGCAGTTGACCCGGATTCCGAGCGGGGCGAGCTCGACCGCGAGGTAGCGGGTCGCAGACTCCAGCGCCGCGTTGCCGATGCCCAGCGCCGCGTGCTCGCCGGGGACGAGACCGGAGCCGGTCGAGGACATCGTAACGACGGCGCCGCCGGGCCGCATGATCTCGGAGGCGAGGAGCGAGCAGTCGACGGCTCCCCGCACCGTGGTCTGCCAGGTCCGCGTCCAGTCGCGTCGCGTGGGTTCGCGCACGGGTGCGAGCGCGCCCGGCGCGGCGTTGTTGACCAGGACGTCGAGGGTCCCCGCCGTGGCCCGGATGTGATCCATCATCCGGCGCAGGTCATCGGGCTCGGCGACGGAACCGTGGAGGACTTCCACGCCGCCCCCGGCCCCGGTCAGCTCGGCGGCCGTCGCCTCGGCCGACTCGCCGGAGTCGTTGATGTAGACGCGGGCTCCGCCGAGCGCGAAGCGGGTGCTGATCGTTTTGCCGATCCCGTGGCCGCCGCCGGTGACGAGCACGGTCCTGCCGTCGAACTCCGACATGCCCCTCACCTCGCGTCGCGGTCGAGTCGGCGTCGGACCTCTTCGGCCACGTGGGCCAGCGTGGGGAAGTCGGACACTTTGAGGTCGTTGGTGTTGGGCAGCCCGAACCGTCCCGCCGCCCGCACGAGCAGTTCGGTCTGCTTGAGGGAGTCGACGCCGAGGTCAGCTTCGAGGTCGGAGTCGTCCTCCATGACCTCGACCGGGTAGCCGAGGACCTCGGCGTAGAGCGAGCGCAGGGCGTCGAGGACGTCCTCGGGCGGGGGGTCCCGTGGCTCGTCCGGCGCGGCGGCCCGCTCGTCCGTCGGCTCCGCCGGCGTCGGCCGCTGCGGCTCGGTCCGGTCTTCTCGCGGCTCGTCCCAGGTCCGGCAGTCGACCGAGGGCACGCTGCGGCGCACGACCTTGCTCATGATCTCGCCGGCCCCGCATTCGACGAAGTCGCGGACGCCGTGCGCGTGGAGCGTCCGGACCGCGTCCAGGAAGTCCACGGTCACGAGTTCCTGGTCGACCAGCGTCGCGCGGACGTCGTCGGCGTCGGTCAGGTGCCGGTGGTGCAGCGTGGAGTAGAGGTTCCGGGACAGGGGCCGCTGCGGGACGTCGCGGATCAGTTCCCGGTGCCGGGCCACGACCGGCGCCATGCGCGGTCCATGGAACGGGAACGGCGCGGGGAGCGCGGCGGCGGGCACGGCCAGCGCACGCGCGATCTCCCCGACACGCACCAGGGCGCCGGACGAGCCGGACACCACCGTCTGGTCCGGCGCGTTCCGGCACGCCACGGCGAGCGTCGGGTCGTCGGCGAGGTGGATCAGGGCCGAGGCCCGCGCGGCGTCGAGCCCGAGAGCGACCATGCCGCCGTCGCGGAAGGCGAGGTCCATGAGCGCCTCGTTCCGCGCCTGGAGGACCCGGGCGCCGTCGCTGATCGAGAAGGCTCCCGCGCAGGTGGCGGCGGCGATCTCGCCGAGACTGTGCCCGAGCAGCACGGCGTCGTCGGGGAGGTCGCGGCGGCGGGCCGCCCAGAGGCCGACCGAGGCGGCGAAGATGGCCGCCTGGAGCAGATCCGGCGCGTCGGCCGCGAGTTCCGCCGCCGACGCGTCCCCGTCCCCGCCGAGCAGCTTGTCGAGTCCGCCGTCGAGCGCGGCGGAGATCTCCTCCAGCACGGCGTCGGAGTCGGGCGAGGCGGTGCGGAGTTCATGCAGGATGCCCGGCCGGTAAGCGCCCTGACCAGGGAAGATGACGGCGGTTCCGCGCCGGATCGCCCGTCCGGGCGGGCCGTGCCCGTTCACCCGGGGGCCTGCGGTGGTCGACTCTGTTTCGCGTGGCATGCGCGTCCTTCCGGAATCGGGTGGATGACGGCTCCTTCTTCCCTGCCTACTCCGCGATCTGATTTCGATGCCAGGGCGTCGCGCGGTCCACATGTCACGCCTTTTCTGATTGTCACGACATGCCGCCGCCGACGTGCGGACGAGCGCACTGCGGAACGGCGACGGACTTCGCGCGTCGGCCGGGCCACGACCGAGAAGGCGTGACGTTCTCCGCATGCGTGACATGTCCGGGAGCGGAATCTCGTTGTTCTGCTCGGCCCTCGGCGAATTACTGGGATAGAGCCGTCCGTTCCGCGACCGGAAGTGCGGTCCGGGACGGCGAAAAGCACGTGAGCGTCAACGAGGGAAGGAGCCGGTGCCATGGCCTACACGGGCAGTTACCAGGCCCAAGTGTTCGCCGACGGAGGGAGTCCGTTCCCTTTCACACCGAAGGGGCTGGAAGAGGCGGCGCGGCGGGACCTGCCGCGCAGGTACTTCGACTACATCGCCGGCGGGGCGGGCCGCGAGCGGACCGTGGCGGCGAACGAGGCGGCGTTCGGCCGGTGGGGGATGACCTACCGGGTCCTGCGCGACGGAGCCGCCGCCGACGCGTCCACCACCGTGCTGGGCACGCCGATGAGCATGCCGGTGATGCTGGCCCCGGCGGGGGTGGCGGAGCTGGCGCACCCCGAGGCCGAGGTGGCGGCGGCGCGGGCGGCGGAGCGGGCCGGGGCCGTCCAGGTGCTGTCGGCGGTGACGTCGGCCTCGCTGGAGGAGGTCGCCCGCGCCGCTCCCCAGGGGCGCAGGTGGTTCCAGTTCGCGTGGCCCGACGACGAGAAGCTGGCCCGCTCGTTGATCGAGCGGGCCGAGGCCGCCGGATACGGCGCGCTGGTCGTGATGGGCGACTGCCACGTGGCGGGGTGGCGGACCCGGGAACTGTCCTCGGGCTTCTTCCCCTTCCAGCACGCGCACGGGCTCGGCAACTACATCTCGGACCGGCGGTTCTGGGAGCTGGCGGGGTTCGGCTCCGCGCCCGAGGACCGCGACCGCCTCACCCCGGAGATGATCGAGGCGGCGGCCTCGACGTGGAACCGGGTCTTCACCCGGCCCGCGCTCCTGCCCGCGGACGTGGCCCTGCTGCGTTCGTGGACCCGCCTCCCGATCGTCGTCAAGGGGGTGTGCCGTCCCGACGAGGCGGCGCGCCTGTGCGCGGCGGGCGTCGACGCCCTCATCGTGTCGAACCACGGCGGCAGGCAGCTCGACGGCGGAGTGGCGGCGCTGGACTGCCTGCCGCCGGTGGCCACGGCGGTCGCCGGACGCGTCCCCGTCCTGTTCGACTCCGGCGTCCGCACCGGCACCGACGTGCTGATCGCGCTGGCGCTGGGAGCCGACGCCGTGATGATCGGACGCCCGTGGCTGTACGGCCTGGCCGTCGGGGGACAGGCGGGAGTCGAGCACGTCCTGCGCAGCCTGCGCGAAGAGTTCACCGGCGCCCTCGCGCTGACCGGCCACCGGAGCTGCGCGTCGCTGTCGGCCGCCGACATCGTCGCCGTCGCTCCGCCCACCGATCCCGGAACCCCGGGGAAAGGAGCGACGTCATGACGACCCGCCACTCCGAACGCTACGGCGACGACGTCTTCAGCCATGCTCATGCCGACGAGCGGGAGCGCCTGGAGGCGCTGTGCGCGGTGCTCGATCCGGTCTCCTTCGAGGCCCTGGACGCGCTGCCGCGACGATCCGTGCGCCGCTGCCTGGAACTGGCGGCGGGCACCGGCTCGGTCGCGCGCCGGCTGGCCGAACGCCACCCCGCGGCGCAGGTCACCGCGACCGACCTGGACCTGCGCTTCCTGGACGCCGCCGGCCACGCCAACCTGGAGTACGTCCGCCACGACGTGACGTCGGACGGGTTCCCCGACGCGTCCTTCGATCTGATCCATGCCCGCTATCTGCTGTCCCACCTCCCCGAACGCGGCCGGGTCCTGGCCGACATCGCCGGATGGCTGGCCCCCGGGGGCCAGGTGGTCCTCGAAGAGTCGGCCCTGTTCCCGCTGTGGGCGGCACGCGACGAGACCTACCGCAGGGTGTCCATGGGCGTGTTCACGGTGCTCGCGGAGCGGATCGGCACCGACTGCGAGTGGCCGCTCGACCTGCCCCGCGAGGCGGCCGAGTGCGGCCTGACCGACGTCAAGATGCGCATCACCTGCCCCACCACGGCCCACGACACCCCGATGGGCCGGTTCTGGCGGCTGACGATCCGGCATCTGGGCCCGGCGATCACCGAGCTGCCCGGAATCGGCCCGGACGACGTTCCCGCCGTCATCGACCGGCTGTCGCGTCCGGGCCTCATCGAACCGGGGATGGCGACCGTCACCGTCACCGCGACCCGGCCGGCGTCCCCGGCACGCTGATCAGAGGTACAGGCCGGTGCCGTGCTCGGGACGCTCGTTGGCGACGGCGTGCAGGTCCCGCTCCCGCATGACCAGGTAGCTCTCGCCCTGGACGTCGACCTCGAACTGGTCGTCGGGGTGGTACAGGACGCGGTCGCCGACCTTCACCGTCCGCACGTGGTGGCCGACGCCGCACACCTCGCCCCACTGGAGCCGGTTGGACTGCTCGACCGTCGCGGGGATCACGATGCCGCCGCTGCTGCGGCGCTCGCCCGCGTCCTTCTCGCTCCGGATCATGACGCGGTCGTGCAGCATCTGGATCTCGAACTTGGCGGCGGACACGCGGCAGATTCTAGCCCCGGCCCGCGACCACGGCGTTCCACGCGTCCGTGACGATCGAGGTCAGGCCGGACCGGCGCGGGCGCCAGCCGAGATCGCGGCGGATCAGCGAAGCGTCGCCCACCAGCCGGGACGGCTCGGGCCGCGCCGGACGGTGCTCCACCGGCACCGGCCGTCCCGTCACGGCCGTCACCTCGGCGACCACAGCCGCCACGCTGACGGCCTCGTCCCCGCTCACGTTGTAGACGCGGTCCGCGCCCGGGACGGTCGCCGACAGCGCGGCGGCGTACGCGGCGGCGAGATCGTCCACGTGCACGTACGCGCGGACCGCCGACCCGTCCCCGTGCACCGCCAGCCGCTCCGCCCGGGACGCCGCGACCTCCAGCGCCGCCGGGACGAGCCGCGTCCGGTCCGGGTCGGGACGGCCGTCCACCGATCCCGCGACGTTGAACGTCCGCAGCACCGTCACGCCGATCGCCCCCGTCCGCGCGTGGAACCGCAGCAGGTGCTCGGCGGCGAGCTTGGACGCCCCGTACGGGCTGCGCGGATCGGGCACCCGGTCCTCGCCGACGGGCTCGGTGCCGCACGGCCCGTACACGGCGGCGGTGGACGCGAACACCACGCGCGGCGGGCGTCCCCCGCCGGGCAGCGCGGCCAGCAGGTTCGCGGTCCCGGTCGCGTTGACGGCGAAGAACCCCAGCGGCTCCTCGAACGAATCGCGGACGCGGGTGGCGGCGGCGAGGTGGCACACCCCGTCGAACGACGACCCGGCGAGCGCCGCCGCGAGCCCCGGCGGGTCCAGCAGGTCCCCGGCGACCGGCGCCACGTCCGGCGGCACCTCCCGCCGGACGTCCCGGACGAGCCCGGACACCTCGTGCCCGTCCGCCGCGAGCCGCCGCGCCACCGCGTACCCGACGTGACCGCCCGCGCCCGTCACCAGGACCCGCATGTCAACTCCTCACCGTAAGGGCGCCACCCGCGCGTACACGCCGGGGTAACCGGGACGCGCGCACCCGTACGCCCAGGACGTCAGCGCCACCAGCCGTCCGCCGGCGAGCAGCGGCCCGCCGCTGTCGAACTGGCACGTGTCGGCGGCCGGGGACCCCGCGCAGAGCATGTCGGCCGCGTCGTAGTCGCCGCCGTAGGCCCGGCGGCAGGCCGCGTCGCCGGGCAGCGGGACGTCCGCCGCGCGCAGGCGCGTGTTGAACAGGTCCTTCTCACTGCGCAGGCCCCAGCCGAGGATCCGGCCCGTCCGCGCGCCGCCCGCCGTGCCGACGGGGACGGGCGTGCGCGCCACCCGCCGCGCCAGCGTCAGCTCGGCGAGGTCGTGGTGCTCGACGGTCTCGCCCCGGAAGTCGCCCTCGCGGAACCGCGCGTCGACGCGGATCCTCTTCACGGCGATCCGCTCGCCGCCGCCGGACACGAGGTCGGACCGTCCGAACGTCACGGTCATCAGCCCCGGCGCGAACTTGAACAGCGCGGCGCAGTGCGCGGCCGTCAGCACCCGGTCCGGCGCGACGAGCGCGCCGCCGCAGAACTGCCCGCCCGGACGGACGAGGAACAGCGGCGACCCCACCGCCGCCAGCCACGGGTACCGGGACGCGTCGGCGGGCGTCCCGCCCACCATGGCCGCCGCGGGGGCCGCCCCCATGACCCCCGCCGCGACTCCCAGAGCGACCAGGGTCCGGGGGAGAAGGTCCATTCCGGCAATCTAGGCGACGGACCGCCGCCCCGCACCCGCTCCGGCGTTTTCCCCGTCCGGAGCGTTCTCATACCGGGGGAACAGCAGCAGCGCGACCAGCGCCAGGACGAGCCCGCCGCCGCGCAACGCGAACGGGACCGGATCGCCCGGCCACCGCTCCTGGAACAGGATCATGCTGCTGACCAGCAGATACGTCCGGCCGATGACGGTCAGGACGCTCGCCACCACCGACAGCCGACACCGCTGCACCGCCACCTGGAGCTGGACCAGCGCGATGACCGCGAACACGACCGTCAGGTACGGGTACGGCGACCGCGCCACCGCCGCGACGCTCTGCGTGTCGTGGTAGAGGATCGCCATCCCCCGGATCCCCGCCTCGGCGAGCCCCGCGCACGCCCCCGACCCGATCCCGTACGCGACCCCGGCGAGCCGCCGCGCGTGCCGTCCGCTGGCCCTGCGGTCCCCGACCAGCCACACCAGGCCCGCGATGACCAGCGCCGGTCCCATCACCGCGACCATCATCCACGGCGCCCGCAGCACGTCCGTCGCGTGGAGCTGGACGCGCAGGACGCCGTCCGTCCGCGCCGACAGCCCGATCAGCACGGTCGCGACGACGAACAGCGCGATGCTCGTCCACTCGCGCCCGCTCATCTGCTCGCCCAGGAACAGCGCCGTGTAGACCAGCAGCAGCACCAGGCTCACCGCGAACACCGGCTGCACCTGCGTCATCGGCATCACCGTGAACGCGACGACCTCGTACCCCAGCCCGATGACCAGCACCAGCCCGCCGCCGAGCCACACCGGGCTGAGCAGCATCGACCGGGCCACCGTGAACGGCCGGCTCCCGCGCAGCGGCGGCATCTTCTCCGCCGCCGAACGGAAGATCACGAACGCCACGTAATAAGCGCTGGACGCGAGCAGTGCCAGGACGAAATTGCCCAGCGAGTCGCCCATCGGGGGGTTCCTCTCGGCGAGCGGACGGCGACCGTCCAGCCTGCCGCCCGCCCTCGCGCCCGGCTAGATCGCCGGATGACAACGCGCGGACGCCGAACCCGCTGTTTCAGTCGTACCGGCGCCCCGCGCGCGACGACAGACGTCCCGCCAATCCCTGCGGCACCATCCGCGACAGGGCGACGATCGCCTTGTACTGCGCGCCCGGCACGCTGATGTCCGCGCCGCGCCGCAGATCCCGCAGCGCGGTGTCGACGACCTTGTCCTGCGGCAACCACAGGAACTCGGGGATCCCCTGGACGTCCATTCCCGCGCGCTCGTGGAACTCCGTCCGCACGAATCCCGGGCAGAGCGCCATGACGCGCACGTTCGGCCGTCCCTTGGCGGCGATGTCGTGCGCTACGCCCCGGCTGAAACTCACCACCCACGCCTTGGACGCGCCATAGGTGCCGCGCGTCGCGAACGCCGCCACCGACGACACGTTCACCACCCCGCCCCGGCCGCGCTCCAGCATTCCCGGCAGCGCCGCGTGCGTCAGCCGCAGCACCGCCTCGCAGTGCACTTTCAGCATCGTCGTCTCGGCGTTCACGGGGACGTCCAGGAACGTCCCGTTGTTGCCGAACCCGGCATTGTTGACGAGCAGGTCCACGCCGTCGCGAACGCGCTTCTCGGCGGCCTCGATTCCCGTGTCCGTCGCCAGGTCCGCCACGACCGTCTCGGCGCGCACGCCGTACCGGTCGGACAGGTCCCGCGCGGACGCGTCCAGGCGCTCGCCGTTCCGCGCCAGCAGGACGAGGTCGAATCCGTCGGACGCGAGGCGCCGGGCGAACGCGGCGCCGATCCCGGCGGTCGCTCCGGTGATGAAGGCAGTCGGCATGGTCCGACCCTAAGCCGCGCGGCGCACGCGGAAGTGCCGGGGGTCGGGCCGCCGCGTCGCCCGCCGGTAGGCGAAGGTGAAGCCCGGCCAGTTGCTGACGACGGTGCCGTCCGCCGACTGGTACCAGCTCGCGCAGCCCGCTTCCCAGACCGACCCGCTCAGCCGCCGGCGCATCGCGCGGACGAACCTTTCCTGGACGCGCGGACGCACTTCGATCGACGCCAGACCGTGCCGCCGCATCGCTCGGACGCAGGCGCTCACATAGCGGAACTGCGATTCCAGCATGTAGATGATGCTGTTGTGGCCGAGATTGGTGTACGGGCCGTAGAGCAGGAAGAGGTTCGGGAAACCGGCCACGGTGATGCCGAGGTGGGCCTGTGCGCCGTTCCGCCATTCCGCGCCGAGTTCGCGTCCGTCCCGGCCCTCGATCCGCATCGGTGCGAGGAAGTCGGTGGCGGCGAACCCCGTCGCGTGGACGATGACGTCGGCGGGGCGTTCCGTCCCGTCCGCGGTGACGACGCCGTGCTCGGTGACGCGCGCGATCGGGTCGGTGACGAGGTCGACGTCCGGCCGTGTCAGCGCCGGGTAGTAGTCGTCGGAGATGAGGACGCGCTTGCACCCCATCGGATAGTCCGGGACGAGCCTTCGCCGCAGCTCCACGTCCGGGACCTGCTCCGCCAGCCGCCGCAAGAACCGGCGGCGCATGAACCCCATGAGCTTCGGGTTCACCACGAACCCCACTGCGCGGGACTCGTACTGCGCGTACGTCTTCGCCCGGCTCAGGGTGTGGACGCCTGGGAACGCACCCAGCACGGTGCGCTCCCAGAGCCGGTACGCGCGGTCGGGCTTGCCGATGACGTACGGGGGCGTCCGCTGGTACAGGTCGAGATGCGCGACCCGTCCGGCCAGCGACGGGACGATCTGCACCGCGCTCGCCCCCGTCCCGATCACCGCGACGCGCTTGCCCCGCAGATCGACGTCGTGGTCCCAGCGCGCCGAATGGAACGTCGCGCCCCGAAACTGCGCGCTCCCCTCGATCTCGGGGACGACGGGCCGGTTGAGCTGGCCGCACGCCGAGACCAGCACCCGCGCCGCGATCTCGCCGACGCTCGTGTCGACCCGCCAGACGGCCGCGTGCTCGTCGAACCGCGCGCCACGCACGTCCGCGCCGAACCGGATGTGCGGCAGGACGCCGTGCTCGCGCGCGCAGTCCTCCAGATAACCGAGGATCTCCCGCTGGGGAGGAAAACGCCGGGACCAGTCCGTCTTCGGCGCGAACGAGAACGAGTACAGGTGGGAGGGGACGTCGCACGCGGCACCCGGGTAGGTGTTGTCCCGCCACGTCCCGCCCAGCGTCTCCGCCCGCTCCAGGACGACCACGTCGTCCACCCCGGCGCGCTTCAGCGTGATCGCCATCCCGACGCCGCCGAACCCCGCGCCGATGATCACGACGTCATGCGGTGCACCCATGTCCGCGGCTCCCAGCTCCTGGACGACCCGACCGCCCGAGCGTAAGTGACCATTGGGTCACCAGGCGACCCTTGGGCCCGATGCGCCCACTTGCCGACCCTTCCTACCGTGCCGGACGCGGGCGGCGCGCCCCGCCTTGACATCGGACGCGCGACCGCGTAAGTTAATCGCTTGTCCCCCGATGGGGTGCGGGACGTCGCGTGCATCGCGATGACCGATCCCGAGGGACCTCCACGACAACCTTCTCCAGTGTCGGCTTGCGCCGTGTCTGGTGTGTTGTGGTGCGCCGGGAATTGC comes from Actinomadura rubteroloni and encodes:
- a CDS encoding acyltransferase domain-containing protein, with amino-acid sequence MPRETESTTAGPRVNGHGPPGRAIRRGTAVIFPGQGAYRPGILHELRTASPDSDAVLEEISAALDGGLDKLLGGDGDASAAELAADAPDLLQAAIFAASVGLWAARRRDLPDDAVLLGHSLGEIAAATCAGAFSISDGARVLQARNEALMDLAFRDGGMVALGLDAARASALIHLADDPTLAVACRNAPDQTVVSGSSGALVRVGEIARALAVPAAALPAPFPFHGPRMAPVVARHRELIRDVPQRPLSRNLYSTLHHRHLTDADDVRATLVDQELVTVDFLDAVRTLHAHGVRDFVECGAGEIMSKVVRRSVPSVDCRTWDEPREDRTEPQRPTPAEPTDERAAAPDEPRDPPPEDVLDALRSLYAEVLGYPVEVMEDDSDLEADLGVDSLKQTELLVRAAGRFGLPNTNDLKVSDFPTLAHVAEEVRRRLDRDAR
- a CDS encoding SDR family oxidoreductase, producing MSEFDGRTVLVTGGGHGIGKTISTRFALGGARVYINDSGESAEATAAELTGAGGGVEVLHGSVAEPDDLRRMMDHIRATAGTLDVLVNNAAPGALAPVREPTRRDWTRTWQTTVRGAVDCSLLASEIMRPGGAVVTMSSTGSGLVPGEHAALGIGNAALESATRYLAVELAPLGIRVNCACGVESPALRESPEAGEPRVDPGAYADLVLFLASERARWITGQTVLADGGLSIGAPLPTPPAPEPAQIEPVNAGEAIAIVGTGSVVPGADGTDALWKLLTSGDPVFREPGRRWSGESYHSPDRIYAPELGFVTTDAPESVRAEDHNTTWLRRAFAEAWDGVVSRPADRTALYIGASPDGSQHLEDSVVLAALRRGLAGTPDAEEVVRAAREHLRHAAPDPVRCLPHAAITAAAESVLPTPSDVMVVDTACSSSLYAIDLGMRRLRSGACDIAVCGGTLALAPRSMALFAALRGFSPTGAVRAFDSAADGTLFSDGAAVVVLKTLERARADGDPVLGVLTGLGTSCDGKGKAIYAPNSRGQVLAVRRAYRAGPSPEDVSWIVAHGTGTRAGDQTEFATLASVFPDDQDLVMTSNKSLIGHTGWPSGVLSVIHAVEGLRRSAIPAQRPAVTAPSPDLPPRVTVPDGQVPWPRPDTGVRTVAVNSFGFGGTNAHAVITDDHPGLAADPRPAGRDPVVLVGWNAVLPGGPSRQDVSAWLVSGAGETPAAFATVPPVPLRMLRTPPATHRTLDPSHRLALLAVDGLHDELGPFWSELKDTCGVIGAHCGLTSHAARHTVRCALDDLRDNVVDPRTAQHPSLAESFDRFAADARGAIEPATEDAFPGGMPSLIPARVAAALDLHGLAMNCDTGTCSSLDALRAACDHLASGDLDLALVVCVNAHSDAAWADLVLPAFDGVDELGETAVCFALTRRSHALRNDLPVLATLGDTTVVDTDGARPKPLERRSYMAADSAFAVLAHVLRREDATVSWTDPFTGRTARLAVAASPDTAPPAPPESEVVHRYALAYRSVQAVAADEAVETFPDHCLVLTNGSVPPATLPPHTLVVSTADGPERPGVHTAAPGEGVIAGLVAAAGWRPRHLRIVADSDADVLGLHELAFLALKECFDELGHGSVATLLYNAVAHGLPVGRAGLFTGFGKTVACDLPDATVLCVLSDADTPEGGLRHWGEELGRHSTTGIVLRVGADRFEPLPTPAPEPPATPSPPLDDTSVIVAAGGSRGITAALLDDLAHAARPKIWILGRSDITGAPAFPPGTSRSDHLRARRRDDPSVSIAAANREYDRQVERQETLDALRALTDQCGADRVRYLTCDVLDRAAVQRSVDRILAEDQVIDLLLFAAGVNRSTETRRKSLEEFRLVRDVKVRGHAHLRDALGSRHPRTWINMGSVSAFTGQPGNSDYTSANDYLATAAVQADAEGFDHRTIAWPIWKETGLASGAVMREQLARQGYTAITTAEGVRQFRHVLAGAPRPPCVLLLGPLDAAIADRRFPGIIAAADGQPPTHPLLSDAPSGEGDVRCSLDVERHSYLDDHLVDGRPTVPGAFLVEMAVEAASAACPGRLPVRVLDGTFERFLKAHPRTGTVDFRISTEIERSDDSETHVAVTFHSDLRSPKGRLPSRRHARCTVVLADSAPDAPRHPIVVPPDAVPLPDPYHLPNGSIVLRGAFVTTTATAVHDGTAYGGFAPPDHVHRPPFTAFRTPALLLDALARISVLLDGTETSLPVHALKSFREITFHRTGSDRDIADRARAVLLSAVREGPHGRSCVAADDAGEVLLTIRGLEGHPKGVADPRERRGENGGPNPGPDRS
- a CDS encoding alpha-hydroxy-acid oxidizing protein → MAYTGSYQAQVFADGGSPFPFTPKGLEEAARRDLPRRYFDYIAGGAGRERTVAANEAAFGRWGMTYRVLRDGAAADASTTVLGTPMSMPVMLAPAGVAELAHPEAEVAAARAAERAGAVQVLSAVTSASLEEVARAAPQGRRWFQFAWPDDEKLARSLIERAEAAGYGALVVMGDCHVAGWRTRELSSGFFPFQHAHGLGNYISDRRFWELAGFGSAPEDRDRLTPEMIEAAASTWNRVFTRPALLPADVALLRSWTRLPIVVKGVCRPDEAARLCAAGVDALIVSNHGGRQLDGGVAALDCLPPVATAVAGRVPVLFDSGVRTGTDVLIALALGADAVMIGRPWLYGLAVGGQAGVEHVLRSLREEFTGALALTGHRSCASLSAADIVAVAPPTDPGTPGKGATS